The Lichenihabitans psoromatis genomic interval TCTCGGTCGCATTGCGCTGTTCACGCGGCGGATTTAAGACAACGAGCATAAAAATAAATTCAAGGTGAGGATCGGGCGAGAGTCGCCGAACGCGGCCCCCTTGTCAGGAATGGAGCAGGTTTTGACTTCTGCGACGATTGCGCCCGGAACCCCGACCCGCCGAGACTTCCTGTTCATCGCGACCGGTGCCGTGGGCGCGGTCGGGCTCGGCGCGGTCGTTTGGCCGCTGATCAACCAGATGAATCCCGACGCCTCGACGCTGGCTCTCGCATCGACCGAGGTCGATATCGGCAAGGTCGATGTCGGCCAGATCCTCACCGTCAAATGGCGTGGCAGCCCGGTTTTCGTTCGGCACCGTAATCCGAAGGAGATCGCGGATGCCGAAAACACGCCGATTAGCGATCTGATCGACCCGCAGACCGATCAGGAACGGGTGCAAAAGCCCGAATGGCTCGTTGTTGTCGGAGTGTGCACGCACCTCGGCTGCGTGCCGACCGGTCACGAAGGTCCCTACGAAGGTTGGCTCTGCCACTGTCACGGGTCCGTCTACGATACATCTGGACGGGTGCGACATGGGCCGGCCCCCAAAAATCTGGCGGTTCCGAGCTACGCCTTCCTGACCCCGACCAAACTAAAAATCGGCTGAGAGCCACCCATTCGCCGCAAGACCGCGCTCCGTTGAAAGAAGACCAGATATGAGCGGACCTTCGACTTACGTTCCACAGAACGCGTTCCTGCGGTGGTTTGAAAGCCGTTTGCCGATCATCGGCCTCGTCCATTCGTCTTTCATTGCGTTTCCGAACCCAAGAAACCTGAATTATTTCTGGACGTTCGGCGGAATGTTGGCCTTCATGCTGATCGCCCAGATCGTGACGGGCGTCACTTTGGCCATGCATTACACGCCCGAGTCGACGCTCGCTTTCGCATCCGTCGAGCACATCATGCGCGACGTGAATTTTGGCTGGCTGCTCCGCTACTTGCATGCGAACGGCGCCTCGATGTTCTTCATCGCGGTCTACATCCACATCGCACGCGGGCTGTATTACGGCTCCTACAAGGCTCCGCGCGAAATCCTTTGGATCCTCGGCGTCATCATCTTCCTGCTGATGATGGCGACCGCTTTCATGGGCTACGTGCTGCCCTGGGGCCAGATGAGCTTTTGGGGCGCGAAGGTCATCACCAGCCTGTTTTCCGCCATTCCGCTCGTCGGCGATTCGATCACGACCTGGCTTTGGGGTGACTATTCGGTCGGCAATGCCACGTTGAACCGGTTCTTCTCGCTGCATTACCTCTTGCCGTTCATGATCCTCGGCGTCGTGGTGCTGCATATCTGGGCGCTCCACGTTCCGGGATCGAATAATCCGGTCGGCGTCGAGGTGAAGAGCCAGAAGGATACCTTGCCGTTCCATCCTTATTTCACGGTCAAGGACGGCTTTGCGCTGGCCTGCTTCCTGCTGTTTTACTGCTACTTCGTGTTCTATGTGCCGAACTATCTCGGCCATGCCGATAATTACATCGAAGCCAATCCGCTCGTGACGCCAGCCCATATCGTGCCGGAGTGGTACTTCCTGCCCTATTACGCGATGCTGCGAGCCGTTCCGTCCAAGCTCGGCGGCGTCTGTGCCCTGTTCGGTTCGATCCTCCTCCTGGCCTTCCTCCCCTGGCTCGATACATCGCGGGTCAGGTCGTCCAACTTCCGCCCGCTCTATCGCGGCTTCCTGTTCATGTTCTTCCTGACCGTGATCGGCCTCGGCTATTGCGGATCGCAAGAGCCGGTCGGCGCGGTTGTGATCTGGTCGCAGATCCTGACCGCCTATTACTTCATCCACATTCTCGTCATCTTGCCGGTGCTCGGCCTGTTCGAAACACCTCGGAAATTGCCGACATCGATCACCGAGGCGGTTTTGGGACCACGAGGGTCGTCGGCCGCGATGATGGGTGCTCAAACAACCGCCGGCCCACCCACCAAGGGATGACCGATCCCCTTCGATCGAGACGCGACGTGGTCCGAACCGGAATTCAACGATGATCTTCAAAACGCCTCTGCTTCTCAGGACGGCCGTGTTGGCGGGGCTTATGGTCGGCGCCCTGCCGGCTCTCGCCCAGGAAGCCGAAACCCCGACGCCGGCCAAACAATCCTGGTCGTTCGGCGGTCCGTTCGGGAAATTCGATCCCGCGCAGTTGCAGCGCGGCTACCAAGTTTATCGCGAGGTCTGCTCGAACTGCCATTCGATGCACTACATGTCGTTTCGCAACCTGTCCCAGCCCGGCGGGCCGGCTTTTTCCGACAGTCAGGTCAAGGCCCTTGCCTCGACCTTCAAGGTTCAAGACGGCCCCAACGACGCCGGCGATATGTTCGATCGTCCCGGCCGCCCGTCGGATCCGTTTCCCTTGCCGTTCCCCAACGAGCAGGCGGCTCGTGCAGCAAACGGCGGAGCCTTACCGCCGGACATGTCGGTGCTGGCCAAGGCGCGTGAAACCTCTCAAGGCTGGTACGGCTTTCTGCTGACGCCTTTCACCCAGTATCAGGAAGAAGGCGTCGATTATATCGTCGGCATCCTGAACGGGTATGACGAGCCGCCAAAGGACTATGTTCTGCCGGCCGGGAAATATTACAACACCTACTTCCCGAATCACGCCATCTCCATGCCCAAGCCACTCAGCGATGGTCAGGTGGATTACACGGACGGATCGCCGAAAACCGTCGCGCAATATTCGCACGATATCGCGGCCTTTCTCATGTGGACCGCAGAGCCCAAGCTCGATCAGCGGAAGTCGACGGGACTGACCGTGATCGTCTTTTTGGCGGTCTTCGCGGGCTTGCTCTATGCCATCAAGCGACGCATCTGGGCCGGGCTTCACGACGTGAGCGGCACGCCGATCGACCACCGCGCCTGACCCCGACTCCGGCCCGACAAGCCTCAGGGCTCGTCAAACGCAAAAGCCTCATCGAGAACGATGAGGCTTTTTGTTGGATGGTCCTGGGAAGGTTTGAAAGGTGGGCCGTTTATGGCGCATTGATACCCGCTTCCTGTATTCGCCATCGAACGTTCATCTGCCACAGCCTAACTACGGTGGGTCAACAATCGATGGATGCGTTCCGTGCCTGACGACATACAACAGCCCTCACTTTCCAATCCGATGCCTTTGCGGCTCGACCCGACCTTCGTGGTGGGCATGGACCGAAACGGGTCCTGGCTCGCCATTGAGACGCATGGGTTGGGGGGCGGCATCTTCCTCGATCGAGACGCGGCGACCCATTACGCGGAATTCGAAACCGGGCATCGCCCCGGATCGGTGCTCGTTTCGACCGATCTCGTCCAACTGCGCTTCTGATCGCAACGGCGAGAGCCGGGCGACCTCGCTCCGTCAAAAAAAAAAGCCTGATCTTGGTCGCAACCGAGATCAGGCTTTTTTTTTATAACTGCGATCCGCTCATGCCATCACGTGCCGTAAGCGAGATTTTTTACTTCAAGCGTTTGAGGATCGCGCGGCTATCGCCGACCGCGGCGAGTTCTTCGGCGACGATCGCGACCGTGCGGCGGATCTGTTCGGCCGTATGTTCCGACGTGATGAAGAAACGGAGCCGGGAGGTTCGCTCCGGAACAGCCGGATGAATAATTGG includes:
- the petA gene encoding ubiquinol-cytochrome c reductase iron-sulfur subunit; this translates as MTSATIAPGTPTRRDFLFIATGAVGAVGLGAVVWPLINQMNPDASTLALASTEVDIGKVDVGQILTVKWRGSPVFVRHRNPKEIADAENTPISDLIDPQTDQERVQKPEWLVVVGVCTHLGCVPTGHEGPYEGWLCHCHGSVYDTSGRVRHGPAPKNLAVPSYAFLTPTKLKIG
- a CDS encoding cytochrome c1, which produces MIFKTPLLLRTAVLAGLMVGALPALAQEAETPTPAKQSWSFGGPFGKFDPAQLQRGYQVYREVCSNCHSMHYMSFRNLSQPGGPAFSDSQVKALASTFKVQDGPNDAGDMFDRPGRPSDPFPLPFPNEQAARAANGGALPPDMSVLAKARETSQGWYGFLLTPFTQYQEEGVDYIVGILNGYDEPPKDYVLPAGKYYNTYFPNHAISMPKPLSDGQVDYTDGSPKTVAQYSHDIAAFLMWTAEPKLDQRKSTGLTVIVFLAVFAGLLYAIKRRIWAGLHDVSGTPIDHRA
- a CDS encoding cytochrome b codes for the protein MSGPSTYVPQNAFLRWFESRLPIIGLVHSSFIAFPNPRNLNYFWTFGGMLAFMLIAQIVTGVTLAMHYTPESTLAFASVEHIMRDVNFGWLLRYLHANGASMFFIAVYIHIARGLYYGSYKAPREILWILGVIIFLLMMATAFMGYVLPWGQMSFWGAKVITSLFSAIPLVGDSITTWLWGDYSVGNATLNRFFSLHYLLPFMILGVVVLHIWALHVPGSNNPVGVEVKSQKDTLPFHPYFTVKDGFALACFLLFYCYFVFYVPNYLGHADNYIEANPLVTPAHIVPEWYFLPYYAMLRAVPSKLGGVCALFGSILLLAFLPWLDTSRVRSSNFRPLYRGFLFMFFLTVIGLGYCGSQEPVGAVVIWSQILTAYYFIHILVILPVLGLFETPRKLPTSITEAVLGPRGSSAAMMGAQTTAGPPTKG